The sequence TGTCGCCCCGGGTAACCCCGGCGCTCGACAGGTTGAAGTAGTCGTGGGCGACTGCATACTTGCCCGGATAGTCGTCCAGGCTGTCGTAGCGATACTCGATGCCGATCACGCCCTGGACCGGGCCGGCCGGCAGGTTGAAGATCGGACCATCCGCCGTGGCGTCGAACACGACCTGGTCGTAGCTGGTGTGGCCCTTGTCGACGGTCCGCATGTAGGCCAGGGCGGGGTCCCTAGTGAGTTGCGCAGAGCTTTCGAAGAAGTTCAGCGGATAGCACTTTTCGGCCGGGTTCGAGACGTTGACGGCGCAGGTATAGCTGAGCCCATCCACCGGATTGAACCGCACCAGCGCCGGGTCGGTGCCCGACGGCGCCACGACGACGTTGAGCGCGTTCTCGAACCGATGCGCGAGCACCGTATCTGTCGTGTAGTGCGCGCGCGACAGGCCGTAGGTCAGGCTGGTGTCCCACTTCCATCCCTTGAGGAACGAGCCAAAATCGCCGCGAAGGCCAAACAGGGCGCGGCCGGCCCAGACGTCCTGGGTCTGCTGGGTCACCGGCATGGTCAGGATCGGCTGCACGAAATCCGGGCCATTTTCCGCCGAGGTGAACGGATTGAACGGGTTCTGCGACACGGCGACGATGTCATTGTCCGTGGCCGGGAACAGCTGCGGCAGGAAGGCGGCCTGCTGGGAGCGACGATTGGTGAGCAGATCTTCGAAATAGAACTCGACATTGTGCGGAAGGTCCGCGGCGCCAATCAGGGTGAAGGCGGCGCGGCGTGACGGCGACGCCGCGTCAACATCTGCCGTACGCGGATCGGTAGCGATGTTGGTGAGCCGGGGAACCGTCCCGAAGTGGCTTTGGCTGAACGGCGAATAGGGAAACTGGGCGCCCTGCGAGGGGTCATAGACCCATACACCGCCGGTGCTGAAGTCCGACACGTTGTTGGTCTGGGTGTTGGCGCAATAGGGCGAACCATCCGCATAGCTGCGGCCGAAGTTGTAGGGACCGCCAGTCGGCAGCCGCTGCAGTTCCAGCGGGCAGGCGCCGCCGGGCAAATCACGGATGCGAATGGCGTTCTCCTGAAAATATTGCAGGCCGAACAACACGTGGTAGTTGTCACGCACCCGGCCGCCGGACACCGCCACCTCGAACTGCTTACCCGCACCTTCTTGCGGGATGCTGTCATTGGTTTCGATGTTCAGGCCATCGAACTTGTTGCGAGTGATGATGTTGACCACACCCCCGATGGCGTCCGAGCCGTAGATCGAGGAGGCGCCGTCCTTCAGAACTTCGTAGCGTTCAACTAGCGCGTCCGGAATGACATTCAGGTCAACGTCGGCGACTGTACCGCTGACCCCAGCCGGGTTGAGGCGGCGACCGTTCAAGAGGACAAGGGTCCGTTGTCCCCCAAGGCCGCGCAGCGACAGCGAACTGATGCCGGGGCCGCCATTTACGACGTACCCGCCGAACTGGTTGTTGATCTGGGTGTAACCCGCGGCTGCGGTACTGCCCTGAAGGACGCTGATGGAGTCGATCAGGCCCTCGAGACGCGCGTCATGGTTGGTGATCACCTGCACCGGCGCCGGTGTGTTGAAGGTGGTGTGATGCAGACGCGAGCCGGTCACCACGACCTCGTTCGAAGCGGGCTTGGATGGCGGCGTTGGCGTCGAGGGCGGGTTCTGGGTGGTGTTGGCGGTTTGCGCCGCGACCGACGAGGCCACGAAAACAGCGCACAGCATCGTGCTCGCCAGCAGCGAGCTCTTTACAATCGACATCCAAAGCCCCTCTCAAATCGCCCTTCTCGGCCTGTGCGACCTTTGGTCGCCGCCGATCCTTGGAATCGACGCTAGACACCCGTTTTGAGTTTATCCAGTCCCGAACTGCAAATTACCGTCACATGGCGAACACCTTGTTGCCCCATTCCCACAGCCATGCCCCTGGCGCAGCGAAAGCGGCCATTAAATTGCGCGATTGAAACACGTCACGGCAAATTCCACCTTTGTCGCCTCCGTGCTTGCGCTCCGCCCCCCTCCCCTCTAAACGACCCCCTTAACCTGCAATTCGTCGGTGAGGGACGCGCGGCTAGCGCGGCCTCGCCCTTGCGCGCGAGACGACCATGCCCAAACGCACCGACATCAAATCGATCCTGATCATCGGCGCCGGCCCCATCGTTATCGGCCAGGCCTGCGAGTTCGACTATTCGGGGGTCCAGGCCTGCAAGGCGCTGCGCGCCGAGGGCTATCGCATCGTGCTGGTCAATTCGAACCCGGCCACGATCATGACCGACCCGGATGTGGCCGACGCGACCTATATCGAGCCGATCACCCCGGAGATGGTCGCCAAGATTATCGACAAGGAGCGTCCCGACGCCCTGCTCCCGACCATGGGCGGCCAGACCGCGCTGAACACCGCCCTCGCCCTGGAAAGCCAGGGTATCCTGGCCAAGTACGGCGTCGAGATGATCGGGGCCAAGGCCGATGTTATCGACAAGGCCGAGGACCGGCAGAAATTCCGCGACGCCATGGACAAGCTGGGCCTTGAGAGCCCCCGCTCCCGCGTCGCCCATACCTTGGAAGAGGCCCATGGGGGCCTCGATTTCGTCGGCCTGCCGGCGATCATCCGCCCGTCCTTCACCCTGGCCGGCACCGGCGGCGGCATCGCCTACAATGTCGAGGAGTTCCGCGAGATCGTCGAGCGGGGCCTGGACCTCTCTCCCACCACCGAGGTGCTGATCGAGGAGAGCGTGCTGGGCTGGAAGGAGTACGAGATGGAGGTCGTCCGCGACAAGGCGGACAACTGCATCATCGTCTGCTCGATCGAGAACATCGACCCCATGGGCGTGCACACGGGCGACTCGATCACCGTCGCCCCGGCCCTGACCCTGACGGACAAGGAATACCAGCGCATGCGCGCCGCCTCGATCGCGGTGCTGCGCGAAATCGGGGTGGAGACCGGCGGCTCCAACGTGCAGTTCGCGGTCAATCCGGCCGACGGGCGCATGGTGGTGATCGAGATGAACCCGCGGGTCTCGCGCTCGTCCGCCCTGGCGTCGAAGGCCACCGGCTTCCCGATCGCCAAGGTCGCTGCGCGCCTGGCGGTCGGGTACACGCTCGACGAGCTGATGAACGACATCACCGGCGCCACCCCGGCCTCGTTCGAGCCGACCATCGACTATGTGGTCACCAAGATCCCGCGCTTCGCCTTCGAGAAGTACCCGGGCGCCGAGCCGTACCTGACCACCTCGATGAAGTCGGTGGGCGAGGTGATGGCCATCGGCCGCACCTTCGCCGAGAGCCTGCAGAAGGCCTTGCGCGGCCTCGAGACCGGGCTGTCTGGCCTCGACGAGGTTGAAATCCCGGGCGCCAACGATCCCGAGACCGGCAAGTCGGCCGTGACCCGCGCCCTCGGGCAGCCGACCCCGGACCGCCTCCTGGTCATCGCCCAGGCCTTTCGCCACGGCCTGACGGTCGAGGAGGTGCAGGCGGCCTGTTCCTATGAGCCCTGGTTCCTGCGTCAGATCCAGGCGCTGATCGCCGCCGAAGCCCGCCTGCGCGACCACGGCCTGCCCGCCGAGCCCGCGGCCCTGCGCCGCCTGAAGGCCCAGGGCTTCTCCGACGCGCGCCTGGCCAAACTGACCGCCCAGACCGAGGCCCAGGTCCGCGCCGCCCGCCAGGCCGCCGGCGTCCGGCCCGTGTTCAAGCGCATCGACACTTGCGCCGGCGAGTTCCGCGCCTCCACCCCCTACATGTACTCGACCTATGAGACCGGCGCCCTCGGCCAGGCCCCGGCCTGCGAGAGCGAGCCCTCAGATCGCAAGAAGGCCATTATCCTCGGCGGCGGCCCGAACCGGATCGGCCAGGGCATCGAGTTCGACTACTGCTGCTGCCACGCGGCCTTCGCCCTGGATGCGATCGGCATCGAGTCGATCATGGTCAACTGCAACCCCGAGACCGTCTCGACCGACTATGACACCTCCGACCGGCTCTATTTCGAGCCCCTGACCGCCGAGGACGTGCTGGAGCTGATCGCGGTCGAGCAGTCGAACGGCGAGTTGGCCGGCGTGATCGTCCAGTTCGGCGGCCAGACCCCGCTGAAGCTGGCCCAGGCGCTGGAAGACGCCGGCGTGCCGATCCTGGGCACCAGCCCCGACGCCATCGACCTGGCCGAAGACCGCGAGCGCTTCCAGCAGCTGCTGCATCGCCTGAACATCGCCCAACCGATCAACGCCATCGCCCGCAGCGCCGAGGAGGCCTTCGAAGGCGCCCGCCGCGTCGGCTTCCCGGTGGTGATCCGTCCCTCCTATGTGCTGGGCGGCCGGGCCATGGAGATCGTCCGCGACGAGGAGCAGCTGGATCGCTACATCCGCACCGCCGTCCAGGTCTCGGGCGACAGCCCGGTCTTGATCGACCAGTACCTGTCGCGCGCCACCGAGGTCGATGTCGACGCCCTGTGCGACGGCGAGACCGTGTTCGTCGCTGGCGTGATGGAGCATATCGAGGAGGCCGGGGTGCACTCGGGCGACAGCGCCTGCTCCCTGCCGCCCTTCTCCCTGCGCCCCGAGACCATCGAAGAGCTGAAGCGGCAGACCGAGGCCATGGCCTTCGCCCTCAAGGTGCGGGGCCTGATGAACGTGCAGTTCGCCATCGAGGAGCCGCACTCGGACGCACCGCGCATCTTCGTGCTGGAGGTCAATCCCCGGGCCTCGCGCACCGTGCCCTTCGTCGCCAAGACCATCGGCCAGCCGGTCGCCGCCATCGCCGCCAAGGTCATGGCCGGCGTGCCCCTGGCCAGCTTCGGCCTGGCGCAGAAGACCTACGACCACATCGCGGTCAAGGAAGCGGTGTTCCCCTTCGCCCGCTTCCCCGGCGTCGACACCGTGCTGGGACCGGAAATGCGCTCTACCGGCGAGGTCATGGGCCTGGACTGGCGCCGCCCCGGCGAGGACGTCGCCGAGGCCTATGCCCGCGCGTTCAACAAGAGCCAGCTGGCCGGCGGCACGGTCCTGCCCAAGGGCGGCGTGGCCTTCGTCTCGGTCCGCGCCTCGGATAAGCCGTTCGTGGTCGAGCCGGTGAAGATGCTGATCGAGGCCGGCTTCAAGATCATCGCCACCGCCGGCACCTGCGCCTACCTGAACGAGCAGGGCCTGGCCGTCGAGATGATCAAGAAGGTGCTGGAAGGCCGGCCGAACATCGTCGACGCCATGAAGAATGGCGAGGTGCAGCTGGTGATCAACACCACCGAGGGCAAGCAGTCGCTGGAGGACAGCTTCTCCCTGCGCCGCACCGCCCTGATGGCCAAGATCCCCTACTACACCACCGCCGCCGGCGCCCTGGCCGCCGCCCAGGCCATCGCCAGCAAGGGCGAGCTGGAGGTGCGCTCGCTGCAGAGCTACGGCTGAGGGGCGAGGGTTTTCACGAAGTCCACCGTGTTGAGCGGAAGGGTCTCGTGAGGATAGACGCGCACCTCAGTCCAGCCGCGTGAGGCGTAGAATCCCCGGGCCTTGAGATTGGGCTCCAGGCAGCGCAGCCGG is a genomic window of Phenylobacterium montanum containing:
- the carB gene encoding carbamoyl-phosphate synthase large subunit; its protein translation is MPKRTDIKSILIIGAGPIVIGQACEFDYSGVQACKALRAEGYRIVLVNSNPATIMTDPDVADATYIEPITPEMVAKIIDKERPDALLPTMGGQTALNTALALESQGILAKYGVEMIGAKADVIDKAEDRQKFRDAMDKLGLESPRSRVAHTLEEAHGGLDFVGLPAIIRPSFTLAGTGGGIAYNVEEFREIVERGLDLSPTTEVLIEESVLGWKEYEMEVVRDKADNCIIVCSIENIDPMGVHTGDSITVAPALTLTDKEYQRMRAASIAVLREIGVETGGSNVQFAVNPADGRMVVIEMNPRVSRSSALASKATGFPIAKVAARLAVGYTLDELMNDITGATPASFEPTIDYVVTKIPRFAFEKYPGAEPYLTTSMKSVGEVMAIGRTFAESLQKALRGLETGLSGLDEVEIPGANDPETGKSAVTRALGQPTPDRLLVIAQAFRHGLTVEEVQAACSYEPWFLRQIQALIAAEARLRDHGLPAEPAALRRLKAQGFSDARLAKLTAQTEAQVRAARQAAGVRPVFKRIDTCAGEFRASTPYMYSTYETGALGQAPACESEPSDRKKAIILGGGPNRIGQGIEFDYCCCHAAFALDAIGIESIMVNCNPETVSTDYDTSDRLYFEPLTAEDVLELIAVEQSNGELAGVIVQFGGQTPLKLAQALEDAGVPILGTSPDAIDLAEDRERFQQLLHRLNIAQPINAIARSAEEAFEGARRVGFPVVIRPSYVLGGRAMEIVRDEEQLDRYIRTAVQVSGDSPVLIDQYLSRATEVDVDALCDGETVFVAGVMEHIEEAGVHSGDSACSLPPFSLRPETIEELKRQTEAMAFALKVRGLMNVQFAIEEPHSDAPRIFVLEVNPRASRTVPFVAKTIGQPVAAIAAKVMAGVPLASFGLAQKTYDHIAVKEAVFPFARFPGVDTVLGPEMRSTGEVMGLDWRRPGEDVAEAYARAFNKSQLAGGTVLPKGGVAFVSVRASDKPFVVEPVKMLIEAGFKIIATAGTCAYLNEQGLAVEMIKKVLEGRPNIVDAMKNGEVQLVINTTEGKQSLEDSFSLRRTALMAKIPYYTTAAGALAAAQAIASKGELEVRSLQSYG
- a CDS encoding TonB-dependent receptor domain-containing protein, which encodes MSIVKSSLLASTMLCAVFVASSVAAQTANTTQNPPSTPTPPSKPASNEVVVTGSRLHHTTFNTPAPVQVITNHDARLEGLIDSISVLQGSTAAAGYTQINNQFGGYVVNGGPGISSLSLRGLGGQRTLVLLNGRRLNPAGVSGTVADVDLNVIPDALVERYEVLKDGASSIYGSDAIGGVVNIITRNKFDGLNIETNDSIPQEGAGKQFEVAVSGGRVRDNYHVLFGLQYFQENAIRIRDLPGGACPLELQRLPTGGPYNFGRSYADGSPYCANTQTNNVSDFSTGGVWVYDPSQGAQFPYSPFSQSHFGTVPRLTNIATDPRTADVDAASPSRRAAFTLIGAADLPHNVEFYFEDLLTNRRSQQAAFLPQLFPATDNDIVAVSQNPFNPFTSAENGPDFVQPILTMPVTQQTQDVWAGRALFGLRGDFGSFLKGWKWDTSLTYGLSRAHYTTDTVLAHRFENALNVVVAPSGTDPALVRFNPVDGLSYTCAVNVSNPAEKCYPLNFFESSAQLTRDPALAYMRTVDKGHTSYDQVVFDATADGPIFNLPAGPVQGVIGIEYRYDSLDDYPGKYAVAHDYFNLSSAGVTRGDNGVVELYLEGEAPLLKGKPLVDSLTLNVSTRYTNYRSGGSDLTYKLNLNWQIIPSLRARATYGTSFRGPALYENYLAAQTSFTGALDPCAQYGVNAAPTSNLYKNCASEGLPGNFLGYSSTPEVFTQGAQGRLKSETSKNLTVGPVWQPSFADLQVSVSYFHIEVDNEITTLGPDNILNLCYDSSQFRNGSPYCTLISPRDSNNNIALIDDSYLNVAQQLVSGIDADLVYRKKFDIGEFTLDLKTTYAIEDKQELFPGSPVTNYTGTFGEPRWNGNLQLLFRHKDWTFDWSMRYLGEQNEYPITGETPGGRYLEFQKDQLYHSLGVEYQGDKWRATFVIRNLFNDYPPVISNNPDAAFASRVGEFANGYGNLNLYGRSFYFSLSKDF